The genomic region CTCCAGAAATTTCCAcccttttttctctcaaaCGCTATTAAACACTCAACCAAAAACCCCAAAGAATAGAatgaaaaacacaaacaaccACCAatcttgataaaaaaaaaaatgatcaattaacGACTCCACAATCTAGTCTAACTTCAGTCCCACCACCAGAAATGCTGCTCATCTTGATCATAGAGTTCACAAATGCCTCAAAGAACACATTTTCAGAGCCTGCAAATTTCTTGACCAATGCCTTAGTTCTGGAATTAGTGAGCAGGGCCTGATCAGAGGAGAAAATGCTCTTTCCTTGGAGTAGCAATTTGTAGTATGCATTGTCAAACACTGTGGGGGTAGAATCCAAATTGGCACCAGCATTCTTGGCCTTGTTGTTCACAGGGCAAACCTGCCTTAGCTTGCCTGCAAACGATTGGTCCATCGACGGGTCGACATCTGTTACTTTGTTGAAGTTGTGGATTCTGTTCTGGAAGGATGAACAATGGGAGAAACCAAGTGTATGCCCTCCTGCATACAAATCCTTGGTTAATTTCCTATGTATTGTATGtgatgattttaaaataagttccCTTTGAAGTTTCAAGATCAGCTAAGAATCTTTATGCATGTAAAGTGAAGAAATACATAGCTTGATAAGGTTCAGATAGTTGATAATAACCTGAAAGTGCCACTAAATCATCCAAAGAAAGGCCTCTTTGGGAGAAGCTCTGCTTCAACTGAGATATATTGAAGGTGGGGACAGGCAACTTTCTTGTGTCAATAGCCTTTGAAATTCGTCCATCTTTCCTACCTTTTGGCACATCCCAAGTGGGACCTCCAGACTAACACATACATCAAGTTTCAGACCAATCAAACACATATAAACAAACTCTACTGATTAAGTTAGTTTGTAAGTTTAATTTCTTACGAGTACAACAGCATCCCTTGCAGCAAGGGCTAAGATGTCGGCACAAGAGACCACACCAGGGCACTTCTTCTCCAGTTGCTTCTTTGCTTGATCAATGACATAGAGTGCATGCAATGAAATGTTTGGAGGCCCATCCTTTTCAGCTTTGTTCTTGCCCTTGGAATTTAGCAGCACGGAAGCATCACAACCCTTCAATGACAATCACAAATCGTCAAGCCAATGTTAGCATATTGAGGAAGAGTGCACTGGAAAGAAATACAGGGTAATGTATGAAGAATTTGTTTAGCATACTCTGATGAAGCAGTCATGGAAATGTGTCCTGAGTAGGGCTGCTGGAACTGTTTTGTCATTCATCGTGGCTTTACGCATAACGTTTGTGACGATGGAGTCGGCTGTAGGGCATGTTTGGTGATAGTAGTTTACACTCAGTGCATCAGTAGAGCTCAGGTGTGATGAATAAACAAGAAAGATTgtaacaaagaaaagaaagatggCTGCCATGGTATTAGCATGCACAGTCAATGAGGGTTGAACAAGTCCTAAAGGGTATTTGAAGGAGATCATCCAACCACCCCCACCATCCCCACCCCccggggggtgggggtggcaTGTTTGGTGGCTAGAACCACTTTGAAGAATTCCCATATTAAGATACAGCCATGAGCATTGTTAGTCTTCTTTGCTCAGCAAGTCATTTTGCTTCAAGTATGAAATAATATTCCATTTGGCTACGAATTCTTGCAGAAATGTGGAGAGAAccagaaataaaattatttatatgtagtTGGTAGCAACtgcaattttcacaaaaaaaagataagtaTGATTAAGCTATACTTCATAACTAATTCATTTGGAGGGTTCAAATTGATTCATATCAAATCTACCGGAGAAACTGAGGCTAAAAGGGTAATTACCTCTTTTGTTCTAGGCCTGTAAAATACTATAATTGATCAGGTACCCTACTCATGAATCAtctaaaataagattatgcTAATAAAGGGGAAACTATTGGTGGATAGGTTCAACAAATAAAAGGGACATGTCTTTGATAAGGTTATGTgtgattttgttaaaaaaaaaagtttattaataatgatgCTTACAATTTGATTATTGCCCAAATATTATTCGTATTGGTTTTGTATGACCATCAAGATTTTTGTCTTGAAAATGCACCTTTCTAGGCTGGAGGGCTTTGAAACTTATAAACAACTCAAGCTCTCATCTGCATATGATGTTAGACGTCCGCCTACGTTATTAGCCCCCAAAAAGAAACTTGAAATGTGTTTTTGTCCTGAAAATGAACCTTCTCAGGGAGGAAAAATATCAGAGCTTATAAGTCAGTTAAGTACTTTATCTGCCATCTATATTGAAAATCTACCTACATCATTACCCCCAAAAAAATGGCTTGAAAATGTATATGACCTCGTTCCTAAAACAAGCCCCAAACTGCTCTATCAATACTCAAGTTTTCCTTACTCTTGTTTGTATCTAAATCACACAAAAGATTGAACAATAAAGCGGAAACAAAATGatctttttcattatattaaataaaaagcttAGGAATAAAGGATATATTATATGCTCAATTTAGTTTGTATCATTTGCTTCCTTTCCACATTTTCAACCGTCGATTACTCATCATtctgttaggaaatggatcgggtcaAGATGGACAACAGcggaatatgaaggcgataaaagacacacgaatttgttaacccagtttggatataaatcctacgtttgggggcgataccaagccaggagaaaacactcaaagaggaggaaaattgaggtaatacaacacacacacacacactagtatgtaagtcttcaccacacgtgaaagacaacactcactctcgtctcaactctttcttttatctctCGATTACACAGagaacttatatatttttctctctactctactcTACGAAACAATgttaataagagtagtatttatagccatgacttatccttttccaactcaacttgggatttctaagttgaatcgggttatccttctccaactcaacttgggatttctaagttgaatcgggttatccttctccaactcaacttaggatttctaagttgaatcggtCATCCTTgacttcttcaaatcaatcttcataATTTAACACATTCGGTTATGTGATTCATTTAATGAATTATTGCCAATTTCTTTACAAGCCCAAGTCTTAGgcctaataaatatttatgaagcAATTACGGCTTGGGCCTAGGACTGTGAACTAGCCTCTGCCCATTTTGGGTCAAACTCTAAAGCATTTTCATAACCATGAAGCCCAAAAAGTGAtcgaaaatttaaaacaaaaaatacatatgtatgtcTTTCTCATACTATGATTACAAGAATTGCATGCAACAATAGAAAACAAGCAATACAAAGCTTCGTGCTACCGTACTTCTTATTTCGGGTATGaatgtatatttaaatataattgaaattggaaaaC from Sesamum indicum cultivar Zhongzhi No. 13 linkage group LG3, S_indicum_v1.0, whole genome shotgun sequence harbors:
- the LOC105159364 gene encoding peroxidase 64, coding for MAAIFLFFVTIFLVYSSHLSSTDALSVNYYHQTCPTADSIVTNVMRKATMNDKTVPAALLRTHFHDCFIRGCDASVLLNSKGKNKAEKDGPPNISLHALYVIDQAKKQLEKKCPGVVSCADILALAARDAVVLSGGPTWDVPKGRKDGRISKAIDTRKLPVPTFNISQLKQSFSQRGLSLDDLVALSGGHTLGFSHCSSFQNRIHNFNKVTDVDPSMDQSFAGKLRQVCPVNNKAKNAGANLDSTPTVFDNAYYKLLLQGKSIFSSDQALLTNSRTKALVKKFAGSENVFFEAFVNSMIKMSSISGGGTEVRLDCGVVN